One part of the Sorangiineae bacterium MSr11954 genome encodes these proteins:
- a CDS encoding NFACT RNA binding domain-containing protein encodes MSNPPQKDGRSRDSTREDALALTSALTRARKRLSQRVLAIQRDLDRIDEAEAWAARAPWLVAAAARAPRGARFLEVSDWSPEGEEQKLTFPLDPSRTAREQVEAAFQRARRLRRGRPLAGERLAEAKRAIVAVDELRAELHGIVADDEGARDGGMGDGGELRDGERNGDSAPSPLGRLAELRQRAIAALPHDVRGVIPGAVRPISPKAKALSEGRKPPFRTFTARSGMRILVGRRAELNDELTFQVSRPYHLWLHAKDQPGAHVIAWNEKGKALTEAELADAACLAGHFSEARGEPIIDVTYTPRRYVRKPRRAPPGLVIADRAKVFSVRIDPAHLKALLATEVEG; translated from the coding sequence ATGTCCAACCCACCGCAAAAAGACGGCCGATCGCGGGATTCCACGCGGGAGGACGCGCTCGCCCTCACCTCCGCGCTGACCCGCGCACGAAAGCGCCTGTCGCAACGCGTCCTCGCGATCCAACGCGATCTCGACCGCATCGACGAAGCGGAGGCCTGGGCGGCCCGCGCACCTTGGCTGGTGGCGGCGGCGGCGCGCGCACCCCGTGGAGCTCGGTTCCTGGAGGTGAGCGACTGGTCCCCCGAGGGCGAGGAGCAGAAGCTGACGTTTCCGCTGGATCCGAGCCGAACGGCACGCGAACAAGTCGAGGCGGCCTTTCAACGGGCGCGCCGGCTGCGGCGTGGGAGGCCGCTGGCCGGCGAGCGGCTCGCCGAGGCGAAGCGGGCCATCGTGGCGGTGGACGAGTTGCGGGCAGAGTTGCACGGGATCGTGGCGGACGACGAGGGGGCGCGTGACGGCGGGATGGGTGACGGCGGGGAACTTCGCGACGGGGAGCGGAATGGCGATTCGGCTCCCTCGCCCTTAGGGCGCCTCGCGGAGTTACGGCAGCGCGCCATCGCGGCGCTCCCGCACGATGTTCGCGGCGTGATCCCCGGCGCCGTTCGCCCGATCTCCCCGAAGGCCAAAGCGCTGTCGGAGGGACGCAAGCCGCCCTTTCGGACGTTCACGGCGCGCAGCGGGATGCGGATTTTGGTGGGGCGGCGGGCCGAGCTGAATGACGAGCTCACGTTTCAAGTTTCGCGCCCGTATCATCTCTGGTTGCATGCGAAGGACCAGCCCGGCGCACACGTCATTGCATGGAACGAAAAAGGAAAAGCGCTGACGGAGGCCGAGCTCGCGGACGCCGCGTGCCTGGCGGGACACTTCTCCGAGGCGCGCGGCGAGCCGATCATCGACGTGACGTACACCCCGCGCCGGTACGTGCGAAAACCAAGGCGCGCCCCGCCAGGGCTCGTGATCGCCGATCGCGCGAAGGTGTTCTCGGTGCGCATCGATCCCGCGCACCTGAAGGCGCTGCTGGCCACCGAGGTGGAAGGGTGA
- a CDS encoding serine/threonine protein kinase has protein sequence MNRTSFPAGQVSTSFVKALLMYLEAEKGPAEADAWLHRCHIQRDDLDDETRPMSLMALHDALVAFVDVASRAAIIQAWRFIILPDNLGFWMRVLRGTSGPLDAFSRLDANESEYGRTTRWQTLVAGNAMWRGRVHIAHDPRIEEDGLLDDMRVAQLSAVPALFGYGRGHVVSLGKRKGGISELACDYEVRWYPSRVAVCTTIAGAIGSILGGATFFTDLSLTGQLLCVGATATGGALFGAAWAREHRRRAEVFAQSMRVNALERNLALKETRERVAAGRLEGTVVAGQYRIKQRMGSGASGVIYEACRVRDDLPVAIKLLRAAAAHDAVASDRLRREAEALGLAWHPNVVEMIDHGHLPDGTAYLVMELLEGESLAVRLRNKGALSPDHLLPVALQICEALIAVHAAGVVHRDLKPSNLFIEQPVPEAGAARPPERVKLLDFGIARVEWEETRITNMGAPLGTPGYMSPEQETGGEVDARSDLFALGAVLYECLVGEPPPPTPSGLWLSGPSPTGTGPRAARIKIALRNLPLGWQTVIERALAPSPRDRFQDARAFAHALRELGEAAPPAVGSTTS, from the coding sequence GTGAATCGAACGAGCTTTCCCGCAGGCCAGGTGAGCACTTCGTTCGTGAAGGCGCTCTTGATGTACCTCGAGGCGGAAAAAGGCCCGGCCGAGGCGGACGCCTGGCTCCATCGTTGCCACATCCAACGCGACGATCTCGATGACGAGACCCGCCCCATGTCCCTCATGGCGCTCCACGATGCGCTGGTCGCCTTCGTCGACGTGGCCTCGCGCGCGGCCATCATCCAGGCGTGGCGGTTCATCATCCTGCCCGACAACCTCGGGTTCTGGATGCGCGTGCTGCGCGGAACGAGCGGCCCGCTCGATGCGTTCTCCCGCCTGGACGCCAACGAGAGCGAGTACGGCCGCACCACCCGCTGGCAGACCCTCGTCGCCGGAAACGCCATGTGGCGCGGAAGGGTGCATATTGCACACGATCCCCGCATCGAGGAGGATGGCCTCCTCGACGATATGCGCGTCGCCCAGCTGAGCGCCGTCCCCGCGCTGTTCGGCTACGGGCGCGGCCACGTGGTCTCCCTGGGCAAGCGCAAAGGCGGCATCAGCGAGCTCGCGTGCGACTACGAGGTGCGCTGGTACCCGTCGCGCGTCGCGGTCTGCACCACCATCGCGGGCGCCATCGGCTCGATCTTGGGCGGCGCCACCTTCTTCACGGACCTGTCGCTCACCGGGCAGCTCCTGTGCGTGGGCGCCACCGCCACCGGCGGCGCCCTCTTTGGCGCCGCGTGGGCGCGCGAGCACCGAAGGCGCGCCGAGGTCTTCGCCCAGTCGATGCGGGTCAACGCGCTCGAGCGCAACCTGGCCCTCAAAGAGACGCGCGAGCGGGTGGCGGCCGGGAGGCTCGAAGGCACCGTGGTGGCCGGCCAATACCGCATCAAGCAGCGCATGGGATCGGGCGCCAGCGGCGTCATTTACGAGGCGTGTCGTGTCCGCGACGATCTGCCGGTGGCGATCAAGCTCCTGCGCGCCGCCGCCGCGCACGACGCCGTGGCCTCGGACCGCCTGCGGCGCGAGGCGGAGGCGCTCGGCCTCGCGTGGCACCCCAACGTGGTGGAGATGATCGACCACGGGCACCTGCCCGATGGCACCGCGTACCTGGTGATGGAGCTGCTCGAGGGCGAGTCCTTGGCCGTGCGCCTTCGAAACAAGGGCGCCCTCTCGCCCGATCACCTCCTCCCCGTGGCCCTTCAAATTTGCGAAGCGCTCATCGCCGTGCACGCGGCCGGCGTGGTGCACCGCGATCTCAAGCCGTCGAACCTCTTCATCGAGCAGCCGGTGCCCGAGGCCGGCGCCGCGCGCCCGCCCGAGCGGGTCAAGCTCCTCGACTTCGGCATCGCGCGCGTGGAGTGGGAGGAGACGCGCATCACCAACATGGGCGCGCCCCTCGGGACCCCCGGGTACATGTCGCCCGAGCAAGAGACGGGCGGCGAGGTCGACGCGCGCAGCGACTTGTTCGCGCTCGGCGCGGTCCTCTACGAATGCCTGGTGGGCGAGCCTCCGCCTCCCACCCCCAGCGGTCTCTGGCTCTCGGGCCCGAGCCCCACCGGCACCGGCCCGCGCGCCGCCCGCATCAAGATCGCGCTACGCAATCTCCCGCTCGGCTGGCAAACCGTGATCGAGCGCGCCCTCGCGCCCTCGCCGCGCGACCGCTTCCAAGACGCTCGAGCCTTTGCCCACGCCCTGCGCGAGCTCGGCGAGGCCGCGCCGCCCGCCGTGGGGAGCACGACCTCCTGA